CAAAGAATTATTAGGGGCAAAATCATTATACGTCATCCACCTTGATGTCATCGATTTTTCGGGGGAAACAAGGTAGTGATCATACAACGGCATAAGCCTTCCATGAAGTTGTTGGCATAGTTCTCAAACGGAATCAACCAGGATCAGCTCAATTTACAACCAATACACTTTACATTCCTCTAGTCTATATCAATGGAATAAAACGGGTTAATATTAGTTGTTGCTTGATGCGTACACCATGGGGTGGTTCACACCACGACGCACCCAGCTGATGTGGTCTATTTAACTATGTAAAACAGCCGTATTACACTATCTGAAAAAATTTTAAATACAAACTTCCATAGTGACGGGGGAAATATATTAATTTTCCTGGTCACAGCTCGAGACACAATCCGCTGTTTTTGCGGTATTAGATACCTTTAGTCTTTTATTGGACCTTTTATTTCCATATAGCCAAAATGGCAAACACTATGGACTGCCGTGCTGATGCAGCCAGCTACTATGATCCGGAGAAAAGTTAGTTTACATATAACGTCATATACTGTCACACAGATGCCACCGGTGATCACTACTGCTTTTCGGAGACCACTCCTACTTACATTCGCCATGAATTCGTTAAGAAAGTATTTGCAATTGTAACTCTTCAATTATGTGTAAGTTGTGTAGATGAGGAGATGCATCTTTTCTTAATGTTTGGGCATAGAGTGTGGTAACAGTACAATGCTTTCTCGTTAGAGTCGGTGAAGGATTTGTATTGTGTTTTCTTTGTTATGTATTCCTATCAGTGTTGGTCTTGTCTATATAGTTGCTACCAGTTGACAACGTCTGTGCTTACATATCCATGAAATCTACTTTCATTATCGCGTAGGCAACCTTTGGATTTATGCTATTGGCTTCCAATGTCGAACCCATGAGGGAGTTTTTCATTAGGAACTACTTTATCGGTATTATAGCTCTTGTTATATTCCTTGTGGTTTCTATTGTGATATCGTGTAAAAGGTCCTTAGCTCACAACAAGACGGTCGCATTTTCTTTGTTGGCTCTTATGACTACCTGTATGGCTTTGTATCTTACTTGCTTTGCTTGCAAATTCGCACCTTTCGAGATTACTGTGGCTGCTGGTATCACTGCGGGTCTAACTTTGGCTGTAGCCTTGTTTGCTTTCCAAACTAAGTTCGACTTCACTGGTAAGATTTATTaatcattttatatatgttcacAGGATACATTCTCTATTTGTTGATCATCAGCATTGCTCTTCTTTTCTCTGGTATTATCATTGCCATATTCCCATCAAAGGCTGGACGTATTGCGTACAGTTCTATGGCTGCACTTCTGGTATGCATCTACCTTGTCATTGACATCCAGATGGCAATTGGTGGTAAACAATACGAGTGGACCATTGATGACTATGTCATTGCCGCTGTTGCTATTTACTCTGACATTGTCAGCTTATTCTTACACATTCTCAGCATTGCTGGCAACTCCAACAACTAGATTGGACATTAGTGGCCTAATTTTGATTTATTTATTAATGTTCCATTTTGTATTACTAGCAGAATGGTTTGTCTTGCGGTGGTATAGACTTTCACGAGACAAGAAGAGTCTCCGATGCATTGGAGTGAACCAACAGTAGAACTATCTACATTGTACATGTCAACATACATAAGCGCAACATACGATAATGCTGGTATTCTGTCACAATGACGACCGATGAGATAAAAATAAACTGAAAAAGAAATTACTCTAAAAGGTCACTACATATTAAAAGTTAAAAAACATGAGTTTACAAAACTATTGTGTCACTACCATTAGTTATTAAAATGCAGAGAGAACGAAGTAGCAGAGAGTGGCCACAGTCAATCCGCCATAGGTGAATGAAGATCCGGCTGGCTTGGTTGTACCCTGTTGTCCTTGGAGGTTTCCTGAGGACTCTGGAGATGGGCTGGGTGTAGTCGGAGCAGGTCCTTGCGGGGATGTTCCTGATGCAGGCGGTTGTTGGACGCCAGATGCATCACCTGGAGCGGGTACTTCGGTGCTCTCACTTCGTGCAGGTTTTTGCTCTTGCAATTCCTTTTCTAATGCATCAGTAACATCCTTAGGAGGAGCGATGTCAGTTCCAGGTTTAACAAAATTTCCTACTTGAGCGTGCACCTTAGCATGTGCAAACGCATCAAAAGACTCAACAAGTTTGTAGAAATCAGAGGCCGGGCTTAAAAACTCCTTGCAAACACCAGCCATACCGTTGACGTCAACAACGTGTTCCCCCGTATAAACATGCTTCTTGAAATATTCAACTGCCTTCTCACGATCTTCCTCAACAATATCAGTATTCCACCTTAGTGACTTCAAATATTTGTCCATGTGTTGAGCTCTATAGTACATTCCCTTAATGGAATCAAATATAGCATTGAATTTTTCCTCGTCATTCTTAGTTGAAAAACCGCTAACAATAGTTGCATTAAATAGATCAGGGCGAATCATAGGATTGTTCTTTATCAATGCGTTGACTTTGTATAAATTTTTGAATGTGTCTTTTACCTTCTGATCATCCATTTTAGCGGCTTTGAAGTTAGCAGAAAGAACGCTATACAATTTGGTCTGGTCGAAACTTCCAACAGCACCGTAGAACTTAGACATGTCATCGTAGAATGATCCTTCGGGAAGGACGATTGAAGTATCGGCATTTCTAACATCGGATTGTGTCAATTCTTCACCCGCCGATGTAATTGCCAAAACACAGCACAAGGCTGAAATGAAAAGAGCAAACGTAGCCATTTTGGAAGTTGTACGGCTTGATTTACAGTTGTAAATCACAAATATAATGAAGAGATGGGAAATTGTATGGTAATGCAATGGGGGAATTATATGCACACACGCACTCTTACACACGCATGTCTACGATGCCTCGTCTACGTGTAGTGTCTATGAGCTGTGACAGATTAATCTACAACGTTGTGGTTTCTTGTTTTTTAATATGCTGTAATTTAGTTTATTTTAAGATGGATGTTCATATGCCTTATGCAGATTGTTGACACGAATTCTACTTGTGTTGCTGTGCAACGTCTCCCTGTATTTGATTATTTATCAGATTCCATTGAACAAAGAATCCCTTGCA
This is a stretch of genomic DNA from Babesia bovis T2Bo chromosome 1, whole genome shotgun sequence. It encodes these proteins:
- a CDS encoding Inhibitor of apoptosis-promoting Bax1 family protein; translation: MANTMDCRADAASYYDPEKNATGDHYCFSETTPTYIRHEFVKKVFAIVTLQLCATFGFMLLASNVEPMREFFIRNYFIGIIALVIFLVVSIVISCKRSLAHNKTVAFSLLALMTTCMALYLTCFACKFAPFEITVAAGITAGLTLAVALFAFQTKFDFTGYILYLLIISIALLFSGIIIAIFPSKAGRIAYSSMAALLVCIYLVIDIQMAIGGKQYEWTIDDYVIAAVAIYSDIVSLFLHILSIAGNSNN
- a CDS encoding merozoite surface antigen-1 (MSA-1), translating into MATFALFISALCCVLAITSAGEELTQSDVRNADTSIVLPEGSFYDDMSKFYGAVGSFDQTKLYSVLSANFKAAKMDDQKVKDTFKNLYKVNALIKNNPMIRPDLFNATIVSGFSTKNDEEKFNAIFDSIKGMYYRAQHMDKYLKSLRWNTDIVEEDREKAVEYFKKHVYTGEHVVDVNGMAGVCKEFLSPASDFYKLVESFDAFAHAKVHAQVGNFVKPGTDIAPPKDVTDALEKELQEQKPARSESTEVPAPGDASGVQQPPASGTSPQGPAPTTPSPSPESSGNLQGQQGTTKPAGSSFTYGGLTVATLCYFVLSAF